Proteins from one Azospirillum brasilense genomic window:
- a CDS encoding FecCD family ABC transporter permease: MSWAMSWDSRIPYPALVAGLTLLALMLCAVSAAVGYVPFDLGTALSDWLAGRPTLGALVLAELRLPRALLGLLVGFSLGLTGAAMQGWLRNPLAEPGLVGVSSAAALGAVIVFYSGLSAALSLALPLGGMAGAATAAVLLNLMAARGAGTTALVIGGIAINSLAGSLTALALNLAPNPYAALEIVFWLMGSLADRGTDQLWLVLPPMLAGWALCLSGARALDALTLGEDAARSLGFDLTGLRVRLIAGAALAVGSAVSVTGAVGFVGLVAPHLMRPLAGARPGRLLLLAGLAGACLTLAADIAVRLLPTRPELKLGVVTALIGAPFLIVLIARLRREEA, encoded by the coding sequence ATGAGCTGGGCCATGAGTTGGGACTCGCGCATCCCCTACCCCGCCCTGGTCGCCGGGCTGACGCTCCTCGCGCTGATGCTCTGCGCGGTGTCGGCGGCGGTCGGCTATGTGCCGTTCGACCTGGGCACCGCTTTGTCCGACTGGCTCGCCGGGCGCCCCACCCTGGGCGCGCTGGTGCTGGCCGAATTGCGCCTGCCGCGCGCCCTGCTCGGCTTGCTGGTCGGCTTCAGCCTGGGGCTGACCGGGGCGGCGATGCAGGGCTGGCTGCGCAACCCGCTGGCCGAGCCGGGACTGGTCGGCGTGTCGAGCGCCGCGGCGCTGGGCGCGGTCATCGTCTTCTACAGCGGCCTGTCCGCCGCGCTGTCGCTGGCCCTGCCGCTCGGCGGCATGGCCGGAGCAGCCACCGCCGCGGTGCTGCTGAACCTGATGGCGGCGCGGGGTGCCGGAACGACGGCGCTGGTCATCGGCGGCATCGCCATCAACAGCCTCGCCGGGTCGCTGACCGCGCTGGCCCTCAACCTCGCCCCCAACCCCTACGCGGCGCTGGAGATCGTGTTCTGGCTGATGGGGTCGCTGGCCGACCGCGGCACCGACCAGCTCTGGCTCGTCCTGCCGCCGATGCTGGCGGGCTGGGCGCTCTGCCTGTCCGGCGCCCGCGCGCTCGACGCGCTGACCCTGGGGGAGGACGCGGCGCGCAGCCTTGGCTTCGACCTGACCGGGCTGCGCGTCCGGCTGATCGCCGGGGCGGCGCTGGCGGTGGGCAGCGCGGTGTCGGTCACCGGCGCCGTGGGCTTCGTCGGTCTGGTGGCGCCGCACCTGATGCGCCCTCTGGCCGGGGCGCGGCCCGGACGGCTGCTGCTGCTGGCGGGCCTCGCCGGAGCGTGCCTGACCCTGGCCGCGGACATCGCCGTCCGGCTGCTGCCGACGCGGCCGGAACTGAAGCTGGGCGTGGTCACCGCCCTGATCGGGGCGCCCTTCCTGATCGTCCTGATCGCCCGGCTGCGGCGGGAGGAGGCGTGA